Genomic DNA from Leucobacter triazinivorans:
GCGACGCGCTGAGATTCCGGATCGCGCCGCCTCGACCGTCTTCTTCGGCGGCGGCACACCCACGCTGCTGCCCTCCGACGATCTCGCCGCGATGCTCGGGCGCATCCGCGACGAGTGGGGGCTCGCGCCGGGCGCCGAGGTGACCACGGAGGCCAACCCGGATTCGGTCGACGAGGCCTATCTGCGGCGACTCGCCGAGGCCGGATTCACGCGGGTCAGCTTCGGCATGCAGTCCGCGGTGCCGCACGTGCTGCGCACGCTCGATCGCACCCACTCGCCCGAACGGATCCCGCTCGTGACGCGATGGGCGCGCGACGCCGGGCTGCAGGTGAGCGTCGACCTCATCTACGGCACGCCGGGGGAGAGCCTCGCCGACTGGGAGCGCTCGATCGGCGCGGCGCTCGACACCGAGCCGGATCACCTCTCCGCCTATGCGCTGATCGTGGAACCCGGCACGAAGCTCGCGGCGCAGATCCGTCGCGGGCAGGTGCCCGAGCCCGACGAAGATCTGCACGCCGAGATGTACGAGCTCGCGGATGCGCGCTTCGCCGCGGCCGGGTACGCCTGGTACGAGATCAGCAACTGGTCGCGCAGCGCGGAGACCCGCTCGCGCCACAACCTCTCCTACTGGACGGGCGAGGACTGGTGGGCGGCCGGACCGGGCGCGCACAGTCACATCGGGGGCGTGCGCTGGTGGAACGTGAAGCACCCCGGCGCCTACGCCCAGCGCATCGCCGCCGGGGTCTCGCCCGCGCACGCCCGGGAGACGCTGACCGAGCAGG
This window encodes:
- the hemW gene encoding radical SAM family heme chaperone HemW, which codes for MPSILPEGDPAPADGSLPARAAVGAEGRRFGVYVHVPYCRVRCGYCDFNTYTASELGGTRRDDYAGQVQAELTFGAEVLRRAEIPDRAASTVFFGGGTPTLLPSDDLAAMLGRIRDEWGLAPGAEVTTEANPDSVDEAYLRRLAEAGFTRVSFGMQSAVPHVLRTLDRTHSPERIPLVTRWARDAGLQVSVDLIYGTPGESLADWERSIGAALDTEPDHLSAYALIVEPGTKLAAQIRRGQVPEPDEDLHAEMYELADARFAAAGYAWYEISNWSRSAETRSRHNLSYWTGEDWWAAGPGAHSHIGGVRWWNVKHPGAYAQRIAAGVSPAHARETLTEQARREERILLETRIADGLPVEALTSAERRGIPQLIADGLIDGRAAIAAPGRPARVVPTLTGRLLADTVVHRLLG